Proteins from one Listeria weihenstephanensis genomic window:
- a CDS encoding DUF3284 domain-containing protein, with translation MKITKKLAISQKECFDTIMNSVVHDVKEATGKKPLVQKLEGLKFKRKMANGSEAVMIITKCTPPEIYEFQTKTHVNTHTTSYTVTAITEHTCEVVYDETVEAETAMARWNNILVGGLLGFTRKKRITRMLDGIEALVIQQHKELVTKISK, from the coding sequence TTGAAAATTACGAAAAAACTCGCGATCTCGCAAAAAGAGTGTTTTGATACCATTATGAACTCAGTTGTCCACGACGTTAAAGAAGCAACAGGGAAGAAACCGCTTGTACAGAAGTTGGAAGGCCTGAAATTTAAGCGCAAAATGGCGAATGGCTCCGAAGCGGTCATGATAATCACGAAATGTACGCCACCCGAAATATACGAATTCCAAACGAAAACACACGTCAACACCCACACGACAAGCTATACAGTCACGGCGATCACCGAGCACACATGCGAAGTAGTGTATGACGAAACGGTCGAAGCAGAAACAGCAATGGCGCGCTGGAACAACATCCTCGTCGGCGGCTTGCTAGGGTTCACCCGCAAAAAAAGAATCACCCGCATGCTAGACGGAATCGAAGCCCTAGTCATCCAACAACACAAAGAACTAGTAACAAAAATCTCCAAATAA
- a CDS encoding YiaA/YiaB family inner membrane protein produces MKRKAYRNSPAFVMLAWGSFLAFLALTIIGLATLKEPLMVKGYYLMGSIGLISSAFTVAKVVRDNQEDEERYNQMFRAKDVENIEE; encoded by the coding sequence GTGAAAAGAAAAGCATATCGTAATTCACCAGCATTTGTTATGTTAGCATGGGGTTCATTCTTGGCGTTCTTAGCGCTTACAATTATTGGACTAGCCACGTTAAAAGAGCCACTAATGGTCAAAGGCTATTATTTGATGGGATCGATCGGCTTGATTTCATCTGCTTTTACAGTAGCTAAAGTCGTGCGTGATAACCAGGAAGATGAAGAACGTTACAATCAGATGTTCCGCGCGAAAGATGTGGAGAACATCGAGGAATAA
- a CDS encoding DUF2187 domain-containing protein: MPVEDKGVNLLELRKSPRAHVEIQGEIEDYVTWEREDKIYFGRIEKMLINSAIVSIDEDLQKEHNAPIRTVVNFKKYRVLDLEK; this comes from the coding sequence ATGCCAGTAGAAGACAAAGGTGTGAATTTGCTAGAGTTACGGAAATCTCCGCGAGCACATGTAGAAATACAAGGAGAGATAGAAGACTACGTGACATGGGAAAGAGAAGACAAAATATATTTCGGCCGAATCGAAAAAATGCTGATTAACTCGGCGATTGTATCGATTGACGAAGATCTACAAAAAGAACATAATGCACCAATACGCACAGTTGTAAATTTCAAAAAGTATCGCGTACTTGATTTAGAAAAATAA
- a CDS encoding alpha-mannosidase has protein sequence MVKAHIVNHTHWDREWYFTSADALVLSEQLFTEVIEELQKHPEANFVLDGQLSILDDYVALYPEKMTDIKKLIADKQLFIGPWFTQTDAFFAHGESILRNAMIGIFDSKKYGDYMKIGYLPDTFGFNAQMPTLLAQAGFDNIIFWRGIHLGQQVNSPYFKWQGLGNSAELYAINLPQGYGTGMLLEPTTAYVDGRLDPAIDFISKYSQTKEVLIPSGNDQLNIIFNFADKLAEINEMGGHSYELSTYQDFIEYVKTLPDLETFRGEFRSPVLARVHKTIGSSRMNIKLKSAELEQKLLTRIEPLLVIAKASGIPMSERLLMHTWKKLLEGQAHDSLAGCVSDPVAEDILHRMKEADELCDSIENTIVKKIADDLALAPNEIIIFNTELSVFDGYKEIQVVTKNKQICFPEHPDATIIKEQYIESRENVLEETPAGNRFIEEPGYYVLQIRLKTQLPGLGYRVVCFEESDVELEGMVHTNEAEIKNEFYSIVFKNGDLTLETPNGDKKTNFIQLENTANAGDTYDYSPLAGDMKRNLTFTKAIIEKSREVEQLILTGVTILPFDLEDRLTDGKQGELTVKMTLELGKGSELLRCEVEVDNQIQSHRLRLKVNTGVEATANMASLPFGYIERTPGVPANWQETYSEMPIDIEPLEQSVTLSNEAKSCTIFTRGIKEYQQLDSHLALTLLATTGQLGKPDLAYRPGRASGDTTKKGHVLIPTEGAQLIGQHTFSLAIYLGEKSFDEHETALRSREFNETTISYQCQPFNHFLHRLDNKIQKTERKLGLPRTLELINVPKEYLVSACYPSYYQADKYIVRFENPTSAPQKLDLSCIATENIEVVNAVEEVIVESEFTIPSYDAITLRLKI, from the coding sequence ATGGTTAAAGCACATATTGTGAATCATACGCATTGGGATCGGGAATGGTATTTCACGTCCGCCGATGCGCTGGTGTTAAGCGAACAACTTTTCACAGAAGTTATCGAGGAATTGCAAAAGCACCCAGAGGCAAATTTCGTATTGGACGGTCAACTCTCGATTTTGGACGATTACGTCGCGCTATATCCTGAAAAAATGACGGATATTAAAAAGCTGATTGCGGACAAACAATTATTTATCGGTCCGTGGTTCACGCAAACAGATGCGTTTTTCGCACACGGTGAATCAATTTTACGGAACGCGATGATTGGTATTTTTGATAGTAAAAAATATGGCGATTACATGAAAATTGGTTATTTGCCAGATACATTCGGATTTAACGCGCAAATGCCGACATTGCTTGCTCAGGCGGGCTTTGATAACATCATTTTCTGGCGCGGGATTCATCTTGGACAACAAGTGAACTCTCCGTATTTTAAATGGCAGGGGCTGGGCAATTCCGCAGAGCTTTATGCGATTAATTTGCCGCAAGGGTATGGAACGGGAATGCTGCTTGAGCCAACGACGGCGTATGTCGATGGGCGTCTTGACCCCGCGATTGATTTCATCAGTAAATACAGCCAGACAAAAGAAGTGCTGATTCCATCTGGAAACGATCAGCTGAACATTATTTTCAATTTTGCCGATAAGCTAGCCGAGATAAACGAGATGGGGGGCCACTCGTACGAACTGAGCACCTATCAAGATTTTATCGAATACGTCAAAACACTGCCTGATTTGGAAACGTTCCGTGGTGAATTCAGAAGTCCCGTTTTAGCCCGCGTGCATAAAACAATCGGATCGAGCCGCATGAATATCAAGCTAAAAAGCGCAGAATTAGAACAAAAATTACTCACCCGTATTGAGCCGCTTCTCGTTATCGCAAAAGCGTCTGGTATCCCGATGAGCGAACGATTACTCATGCATACGTGGAAAAAGCTGCTCGAAGGCCAAGCACATGATAGTTTAGCAGGATGCGTTTCCGATCCAGTTGCCGAGGACATTTTGCATCGGATGAAAGAGGCCGACGAATTATGTGACAGTATCGAAAACACGATTGTTAAGAAAATCGCGGATGATTTAGCGCTGGCGCCGAACGAAATTATCATTTTTAACACAGAATTAAGCGTTTTTGACGGCTATAAAGAAATCCAAGTCGTTACGAAAAACAAGCAGATCTGTTTCCCAGAACATCCAGATGCGACGATTATCAAAGAGCAATATATCGAATCTAGAGAGAATGTTCTGGAAGAAACACCAGCTGGGAATCGATTCATTGAAGAACCTGGTTATTACGTGTTGCAAATTAGGCTAAAAACGCAGCTCCCGGGCCTTGGTTATCGCGTGGTTTGTTTTGAAGAAAGCGATGTAGAACTTGAAGGAATGGTGCACACGAATGAAGCGGAAATTAAGAATGAATTTTATAGTATCGTGTTTAAAAATGGTGACCTCACGTTAGAAACGCCGAACGGAGACAAGAAAACGAACTTTATTCAACTTGAAAATACCGCTAATGCTGGTGATACGTATGATTATTCACCACTTGCTGGCGACATGAAGCGAAACCTCACATTTACAAAAGCGATCATAGAGAAATCGCGCGAAGTGGAGCAACTCATTTTAACAGGAGTAACTATTTTACCGTTTGATTTGGAAGACCGATTAACGGATGGTAAACAAGGCGAGCTTACCGTGAAAATGACCTTGGAGCTTGGAAAAGGTAGCGAGTTGTTGCGTTGTGAGGTAGAGGTCGACAATCAGATTCAAAGTCATCGCTTGCGTCTAAAAGTGAATACGGGTGTCGAGGCAACGGCTAATATGGCGTCGCTACCGTTCGGCTATATCGAGAGAACGCCTGGCGTGCCTGCTAACTGGCAAGAAACGTATAGCGAGATGCCGATCGATATTGAGCCGTTAGAACAAAGTGTCACGCTATCAAATGAGGCTAAGAGTTGTACCATTTTCACTCGAGGAATTAAGGAATATCAACAATTAGACAGCCATTTAGCCTTGACCTTACTCGCGACAACAGGACAACTCGGCAAACCAGACTTAGCCTACCGTCCAGGTCGCGCATCCGGTGATACAACGAAAAAAGGCCATGTTCTGATTCCAACAGAAGGTGCGCAGTTGATTGGTCAACACACATTCTCACTTGCCATCTACTTAGGCGAGAAATCCTTTGATGAGCACGAAACGGCGCTACGGAGCAGAGAATTCAACGAAACGACCATATCCTATCAATGCCAACCTTTCAATCATTTTTTACACCGTTTGGACAATAAAATTCAAAAAACAGAGCGTAAATTAGGATTACCGCGGACACTCGAATTAATAAATGTACCAAAAGAATATCTAGTTTCCGCGTGTTATCCGTCGTATTACCAAGCAGATAAATACATCGTCAGGTTTGAAAACCCAACTAGCGCACCACAAAAACTAGATTTATCATGTATTGCAACTGAAAACATCGAAGTAGTAAACGCGGTAGAAGAAGTGATTGTTGAATCTGAATTTACAATTCCTTCTTACGACGCCATAACGCTACGACTCAAAATTTAA
- a CDS encoding PTS fructose transporter subunit IIC translates to MFRKIGSELKKHVLTGISYMIPLVIAGAVIMAIARVGGSFYGITDIWDPKYADSTNGIISLLHSLDGFGGLALGMMFPVIAAFIAYSISDKLGIAPGLVGGLLARDIGAGFLGALAAGLIAGYACLLIKKHVKLPKSAASIVPVFLVPVFGTLITVLIINYVVGIPFADLNKALETWLNGMSGTNQILMAAIIGAMVGFDLGGPVNKAAVTTAMALLTSGIYAPNTAAQVAIIIPPLGLGLATLIARRKYNTEMREAGKSSLIMGLVGISEGAIPFAVESPLKVIPATVIGSAIGGALAVGLGAINQAPISGFYGWFTVQNWWFYILAIAVGTFVVAGISVALRKDSAGQEESYTIEEEDFDEAEWEA, encoded by the coding sequence ATGTTTAGAAAAATTGGGAGCGAGCTTAAAAAACACGTTTTAACAGGTATTTCATATATGATTCCACTCGTTATTGCGGGTGCGGTGATCATGGCGATTGCGCGTGTTGGTGGTTCATTTTACGGAATTACGGACATTTGGGATCCGAAATATGCAGATAGTACGAACGGTATTATTTCGCTGCTGCACAGTTTAGATGGTTTTGGTGGCCTGGCACTTGGCATGATGTTCCCTGTCATTGCAGCGTTTATCGCCTATTCGATTTCGGATAAGCTCGGCATCGCACCAGGACTTGTCGGTGGTTTGTTGGCCCGTGATATTGGCGCAGGATTCCTTGGTGCTCTTGCGGCAGGTTTGATCGCAGGTTACGCATGTCTATTGATCAAGAAACATGTTAAATTACCAAAATCAGCAGCATCGATTGTGCCCGTCTTTTTAGTACCTGTTTTTGGGACGCTCATTACTGTACTCATTATAAATTATGTCGTCGGAATTCCGTTTGCCGACTTGAATAAAGCGCTTGAAACTTGGTTAAACGGCATGTCAGGAACGAACCAAATTTTGATGGCGGCAATTATTGGCGCGATGGTTGGGTTTGACTTAGGCGGACCAGTAAATAAAGCCGCAGTTACGACCGCGATGGCACTTTTGACGAGTGGAATTTATGCTCCGAATACTGCCGCACAAGTCGCGATTATTATTCCCCCACTAGGTCTGGGGTTGGCAACATTGATCGCTAGACGAAAATACAACACCGAAATGCGCGAAGCTGGGAAATCATCATTAATCATGGGACTCGTTGGTATTAGCGAAGGCGCGATTCCGTTCGCTGTAGAATCCCCGCTAAAAGTCATTCCGGCAACCGTGATAGGTTCGGCAATCGGTGGCGCACTCGCAGTAGGACTTGGCGCAATTAACCAAGCACCAATCAGCGGTTTTTATGGCTGGTTCACCGTGCAAAACTGGTGGTTCTACATTTTAGCAATCGCGGTTGGAACGTTCGTCGTAGCAGGAATATCAGTGGCGTTACGTAAAGATAGCGCTGGTCAAGAAGAATCGTATACCATCGAAGAAGAAGATTTTGATGAAGCAGAATGGGAAGCTTAA
- a CDS encoding PTS fructose transporter subunit IIB codes for MKRKIIAVTACATGVAHTYMAAQALKKGAKKMGDLIKVETQGATGIENELTEKDVNIGEVVIFAVDTKVRNSERFAGKTILEVPVSAPIKDAEKVINEALKLIDEK; via the coding sequence ATGAAACGTAAAATAATCGCAGTAACCGCATGTGCAACAGGTGTAGCCCACACGTATATGGCAGCACAAGCACTCAAAAAAGGCGCGAAGAAAATGGGCGACTTAATTAAGGTGGAAACGCAAGGCGCGACTGGAATCGAGAATGAACTGACCGAAAAAGACGTAAATATCGGTGAAGTTGTGATTTTTGCAGTGGATACGAAAGTGAGAAATAGCGAGCGTTTTGCCGGGAAAACGATTCTAGAAGTTCCTGTAAGCGCGCCGATTAAAGACGCTGAAAAAGTGATTAACGAAGCACTGAAACTAATCGATGAGAAATAG
- a CDS encoding PTS sugar transporter subunit IIA gives MEVKDILTKELVVFDLEATTKETAIREMAEILDSKGILADKEAYIQAVLDRETHATTGIGNNIAIPHGKSDSVKHSAIVFARTKNQIEWESLDDEPVNMIFLLAISDSDKTDAHLKILAEIATKLMDDDIVAGLKETRDKEEVIRILNEGVVGV, from the coding sequence ATGGAAGTAAAGGATATTTTGACAAAGGAACTCGTCGTATTCGATTTAGAAGCGACAACGAAGGAAACAGCGATTCGAGAAATGGCGGAGATTCTGGATTCGAAGGGAATTCTTGCGGACAAAGAGGCCTACATCCAAGCTGTTTTGGATCGGGAAACGCACGCGACGACAGGGATTGGGAATAATATCGCGATTCCGCACGGTAAGAGCGATAGCGTGAAGCATTCGGCGATTGTTTTTGCCCGCACGAAAAACCAGATTGAATGGGAGTCGCTTGATGACGAGCCGGTAAACATGATTTTCCTACTTGCCATCAGCGATTCCGATAAAACCGATGCCCATTTGAAAATTCTAGCTGAAATCGCGACGAAGCTTATGGATGACGATATTGTCGCTGGGTTGAAGGAAACGCGAGATAAAGAAGAAGTAATCCGTATTTTAAACGAAGGAGTGGTAGGAGTATGA
- a CDS encoding BglG family transcription antiterminator, whose protein sequence is MKAVTKMIANREKNIIQFLMKAGQTRVGDIADHLSLSEKTVSNSLKEIDQFLKEFGMTVVRKPKVGVYIDGDSEGLAQVTRFLGNQVSLVPSTKEERVIYIFSTLLKASDYVTIQELSEALYISRGTIEKDMIEVTKMLEKEGVKLYKKPSKGMKLLVNEQEKRTLTSKFIRNFWGNNWYLKQEGEKVLQAFDTIQADVTGIFPKEGLKEIISIVREFSETYDFAFTDYAFQSIVIHLAIAVERIRKKEYVRDQVDGLIKDALDSQQKNTETLVDMLENQLGITIPDFEIGYIQIHLAAAYNQRNNSFLSNQVQPQDDVSEFVTGCLAETEYDQELLEGLATHIKSAINRLQFGMNFKNPYLSKIKQNFPRAFEEALYLKTEVEAKYEVQVNEDETAYIALHFEAYHERMRFFPDPIRVVLVCSTGLGSSRLLAARIKKYFPMIQIEKILSVQAMMESNIDVDLVISTIYLELETVPSIVVSPMMSKDDLQQVERHMEKLKRQKKTVSQPFLDLIQPEHILAELDVTSMEAVITEIGEMLIARDIAKPGIVQSALLREELSFTSFDELATPHADPALIKESAIVIATLKKPVKWGLVDVDKVFFIALTENNGLNLDAVYEQFYNYIDNKKWLEKLATLRTSKEIYEHLIKDGM, encoded by the coding sequence ATGAAAGCGGTAACGAAAATGATTGCAAATCGCGAAAAGAATATCATTCAGTTTTTAATGAAAGCAGGCCAGACACGCGTGGGAGATATTGCGGATCACTTAAGTCTCTCTGAAAAAACAGTATCCAATTCATTGAAAGAAATCGATCAGTTCCTAAAAGAATTTGGCATGACGGTCGTGCGTAAACCGAAAGTCGGCGTTTATATTGATGGAGATAGCGAAGGCTTGGCGCAAGTCACTCGTTTTCTAGGCAACCAAGTGAGTCTCGTTCCGTCCACCAAAGAAGAGCGCGTCATCTACATCTTCAGCACGCTACTAAAAGCAAGCGATTACGTGACGATTCAAGAACTTTCCGAAGCGCTTTACATTAGCCGTGGAACGATTGAGAAAGACATGATTGAAGTGACGAAAATGCTTGAGAAAGAGGGCGTCAAACTTTATAAAAAGCCAAGTAAAGGCATGAAGCTTCTCGTTAATGAGCAAGAAAAGCGCACCTTGACCTCGAAATTTATCCGTAATTTCTGGGGCAACAATTGGTATTTGAAACAAGAAGGCGAGAAAGTGCTCCAAGCTTTCGATACGATTCAAGCGGACGTGACTGGAATTTTTCCAAAAGAGGGTCTAAAAGAAATTATTTCGATTGTGCGCGAGTTCAGCGAAACATATGATTTCGCGTTTACCGACTATGCTTTTCAGTCAATCGTGATTCATCTAGCCATTGCGGTGGAACGGATTCGCAAAAAAGAGTATGTACGAGATCAGGTGGACGGTCTCATAAAAGATGCGCTGGATTCCCAACAAAAAAATACCGAAACGCTCGTTGATATGCTTGAAAATCAGCTGGGTATAACGATTCCAGATTTTGAAATTGGCTATATTCAGATTCACCTCGCAGCGGCTTACAATCAACGGAATAACAGTTTTCTCAGTAATCAAGTCCAGCCTCAAGATGATGTATCGGAATTTGTGACGGGATGTTTGGCGGAAACGGAGTATGATCAGGAGCTGCTAGAAGGTTTGGCGACACACATAAAGTCGGCGATTAATCGATTGCAATTCGGCATGAATTTTAAAAATCCGTACCTTAGTAAAATTAAGCAAAACTTCCCGCGGGCATTTGAGGAAGCGCTGTATTTGAAAACGGAGGTGGAGGCGAAATACGAGGTGCAAGTGAATGAAGATGAAACGGCGTATATCGCGCTTCATTTCGAGGCGTATCACGAGCGAATGCGTTTCTTCCCTGATCCAATTCGTGTGGTGCTTGTGTGCAGTACTGGCCTAGGTTCGTCGAGGTTACTTGCCGCCAGAATTAAGAAATATTTCCCGATGATTCAGATTGAAAAAATCCTATCCGTGCAAGCGATGATGGAGTCGAATATCGATGTTGACCTTGTGATTAGCACGATTTATCTCGAACTGGAAACGGTGCCAAGTATTGTGGTGAGCCCGATGATGAGTAAAGATGATTTGCAACAAGTGGAGCGACATATGGAAAAGTTGAAGCGGCAAAAGAAGACCGTGAGCCAGCCATTTTTAGATTTAATCCAGCCAGAACATATTTTGGCAGAGCTTGACGTTACGTCGATGGAGGCGGTGATTACCGAGATTGGTGAGATGCTGATTGCGCGGGATATTGCAAAGCCAGGCATCGTTCAGAGCGCGCTTTTGCGGGAGGAATTGTCGTTCACGTCGTTTGACGAGTTGGCGACGCCGCATGCAGATCCGGCACTGATCAAGGAATCCGCGATTGTTATTGCGACACTTAAGAAACCAGTGAAATGGGGACTTGTGGACGTGGATAAAGTATTTTTCATCGCGCTGACGGAGAATAACGGTTTGAATTTAGACGCGGTATACGAGCAATTTTACAATTATATTGATAATAAAAAGTGGTTGGAAAAGCTGGCGACGCTTCGGACCTCTAAAGAAATATATGAACATTTAATAAAGGATGGGATGTAA
- a CDS encoding GRP family sugar transporter, with translation MLIYFVALLPVLGWGFMPIIANLRKSTPEEQLLGTSISALVFAFILFWIVSPEITMASFIVSFVSGIFWSFGQLLQFKGIAASNVAKAMPISNGTQLVGATLFAVLIFHEWQTTSAVVIGIFAVLIILVGVVMTGFQKRGNQIKESVSIHVYAIVILSSFFLTLYVVTNQLFHVSGFAIILPQAIGMLTCAIGINLAKKSAISRKNVAFNLLTGLSWSIANLGMFLATAVLGVATSFSISQACVIVATIGGILIFKHKKSPLEWTFILSGVGLIMVGVVLLSLLK, from the coding sequence ATGTTGATTTATTTTGTTGCCTTATTACCAGTTCTTGGTTGGGGTTTTATGCCCATCATTGCGAACTTACGAAAAAGCACCCCGGAGGAGCAGTTACTTGGGACATCGATTAGCGCGCTTGTATTCGCTTTTATTTTGTTTTGGATTGTGTCGCCCGAAATCACGATGGCCTCATTTATTGTCAGCTTCGTATCGGGTATTTTTTGGAGTTTTGGCCAATTACTGCAATTTAAAGGAATCGCCGCGTCGAATGTCGCCAAGGCGATGCCGATTTCCAATGGGACACAACTTGTTGGCGCTACACTATTTGCCGTCCTCATTTTCCACGAATGGCAGACGACGAGCGCTGTTGTGATTGGCATTTTTGCAGTGCTTATCATTTTGGTTGGGGTGGTAATGACCGGATTTCAAAAACGTGGGAATCAAATCAAGGAGTCAGTTTCCATTCATGTCTACGCTATCGTTATTCTATCTTCCTTCTTTTTAACGCTTTACGTCGTGACAAACCAGCTATTTCATGTGAGTGGTTTCGCTATCATCTTACCACAAGCGATCGGAATGCTGACATGCGCCATTGGCATTAATTTAGCGAAAAAATCTGCCATTTCCCGCAAAAATGTGGCGTTCAATCTGTTGACTGGATTATCGTGGTCGATCGCGAATCTTGGTATGTTTCTGGCGACTGCCGTGCTTGGCGTCGCGACTAGTTTCTCGATTTCACAGGCTTGCGTGATTGTGGCGACGATTGGTGGGATTCTGATTTTCAAGCATAAAAAGAGCCCACTCGAGTGGACGTTTATTCTTTCGGGAGTTGGATTGATTATGGTTGGGGTTGTGTTGTTGAGTTTGTTGAAATAA
- a CDS encoding bacteriocin immunity protein has translation MEQGSKQLVHELYNSLEQPDMKEVKDALLKVYAKLKDEDSKDNIALIGPLVKFIYFTAFAQKLHFNEEQNKLIGKLSDIGKTAHPEGLLRPSIRPF, from the coding sequence ATGGAGCAAGGATCGAAGCAATTGGTGCATGAACTTTATAATAGTCTAGAGCAACCAGATATGAAAGAGGTTAAAGACGCGCTACTCAAAGTCTATGCCAAGTTAAAAGATGAGGATTCTAAAGATAATATAGCGCTTATCGGTCCCTTGGTGAAATTTATTTATTTTACAGCTTTTGCTCAGAAATTGCATTTTAATGAGGAACAAAATAAATTAATTGGAAAGCTAAGCGATATTGGGAAAACTGCTCATCCAGAAGGCTTACTACGGCCAAGCATTCGCCCTTTTTAA
- a CDS encoding type I toxin-antitoxin system Fst family toxin codes for MYIFSTILAPIIVGCVLATFNYWLEMRSKKKKQKSRR; via the coding sequence ATGTATATCTTTTCTACAATTCTTGCTCCCATCATTGTTGGATGCGTCCTTGCTACCTTCAATTATTGGTTGGAGATGCGAAGCAAGAAGAAAAAACAAAAAAGTAGACGGTAA
- a CDS encoding gluconokinase translates to MGNVVYVMGVDIGTTSTKAVIFDASGELVARESRGYPLVTDDSGMAEQEPRVILDAVVDAIRAVVETAGVDAEALRAISFSAAMHSLIAVDADGEPLTNCITWADQRSGEALERRKRDFYLQQVYEKTGTPIHPMSPFAKLCWLHDDFPDVVARAHQYIGIKSYVLHALFGEYVIDEASASASGLYNMLTHDWEPLALEITQITASQLPKVVAESHFLQSILPVWKEKLGIIAENTIFVVGSSDGALANVGIGSVGEHDVTLTVGTSGAVRKLTKTYHVDDWQRTFCYGVANGYFVQGGAVNNGGAVLAWGLEQFGTDAERAANDFTGFINSITQTPPGANGLLFQPYLLGERAPYWTDQIRGSFVGLTINHKRAHFIRAMLEGIAFNLAHVYEVMSDPHDKIHVTGGLSQHPVWCQLVADVFDREVIVPHTIEGSSLGAAIIALHTLKILPTLELPKKIPPRRIYQPNPENVAIYKELQPIFQQITTQLMGSYERLIDWQKSQVNGKIETNNR, encoded by the coding sequence ATGGGAAATGTGGTTTATGTAATGGGTGTCGATATTGGGACGACGAGCACGAAAGCGGTGATTTTTGATGCGAGTGGGGAGCTGGTGGCGCGGGAATCGCGAGGCTATCCATTGGTGACGGACGACTCAGGGATGGCGGAGCAGGAGCCGCGCGTGATTCTGGATGCGGTTGTGGACGCGATTCGGGCTGTGGTTGAGACGGCGGGCGTGGACGCAGAAGCTTTGCGAGCGATTTCGTTTAGCGCAGCGATGCATAGTTTGATTGCGGTGGACGCGGACGGCGAACCTTTGACGAACTGCATCACATGGGCGGATCAGCGCAGCGGCGAGGCTTTGGAACGCCGAAAACGCGATTTTTACTTGCAACAAGTGTATGAAAAAACAGGAACACCGATTCATCCGATGAGCCCTTTTGCCAAACTCTGCTGGTTGCACGATGATTTTCCAGACGTGGTGGCACGGGCGCATCAGTACATCGGGATCAAAAGTTATGTTTTGCACGCGCTGTTTGGCGAATATGTCATTGACGAGGCATCAGCTTCTGCGTCAGGACTCTACAACATGTTGACCCATGACTGGGAGCCGCTCGCGCTTGAAATTACGCAAATCACCGCATCACAATTACCAAAAGTGGTCGCAGAATCGCACTTCTTACAGAGTATCCTACCAGTATGGAAAGAAAAACTCGGCATCATCGCGGAAAATACGATTTTCGTCGTTGGAAGCAGTGATGGCGCGCTTGCCAATGTCGGCATAGGCTCCGTCGGCGAACACGATGTCACGCTCACCGTTGGAACAAGTGGCGCCGTTCGCAAACTCACAAAAACATACCACGTCGACGATTGGCAACGAACCTTTTGCTACGGCGTCGCGAACGGCTACTTCGTACAAGGTGGCGCAGTAAACAATGGCGGTGCCGTCCTCGCCTGGGGATTAGAACAATTCGGCACAGACGCCGAGCGCGCAGCAAACGATTTCACCGGATTCATCAATAGCATCACCCAAACACCACCCGGCGCAAACGGCCTCCTTTTCCAACCCTATTTACTAGGAGAACGCGCGCCCTATTGGACCGACCAAATCCGCGGCAGCTTCGTCGGACTCACCATTAACCACAAACGCGCCCACTTCATCCGAGCCATGTTAGAAGGCATCGCGTTTAATTTAGCACACGTTTACGAAGTGATGAGCGACCCACACGATAAAATTCACGTCACTGGCGGCCTCTCCCAACATCCCGTATGGTGTCAACTCGTCGCCGATGTTTTCGACCGCGAAGTCATCGTGCCCCACACAATCGAAGGCTCAAGTCTAGGCGCCGCAATCATTGCCCTGCATACATTAAAAATTTTGCCAACACTCGAACTCCCGAAAAAAATACCACCAAGGCGCATTTATCAACCAAATCCTGAGAACGTCGCGATTTACAAAGAACTCCAACCGATTTTCCAACAAATCACGACCCAGCTAATGGGAAGTTACGAGCGCCTAATTGACTGGCAAAAAAGCCAAGTAAATGGTAAGATAGAAACAAATAACAGATAA